From a region of the Paenibacillus sp. R14(2021) genome:
- a CDS encoding carbohydrate ABC transporter permease: MQSSKSISQIVVYSFLIIGSLFCLLPLFWLIRSSFMTSLQIFEMPPVLIPSPFRFHNYVEALTTINFGRFFSNTLIITICCLFGALISSSLGAYSYARLRWPGRNFFFALLLSSMMLPGAVTLIPTFIGWKMAGLINTYYPLILPVWFGAAFDIFLLRQFYSTIPKDLDEAAYVDGAGLWTIYWRIMIPLSKPALIVIGLFSFMNSWNDFMGPLVYVNEEKKFTMALGLQMFQSMHSAQWHLLMAASTVVILPVIIVFFIGQRYFIEGITLTGLKG; the protein is encoded by the coding sequence ATGCAAAGCAGCAAGAGCATTTCTCAGATTGTTGTATATTCCTTCCTGATAATAGGCTCACTGTTTTGTCTACTGCCTTTGTTCTGGCTCATCCGCAGCTCATTCATGACGTCATTACAAATTTTTGAGATGCCGCCAGTTTTGATTCCATCGCCTTTTAGGTTCCATAATTATGTGGAAGCTTTGACGACGATCAATTTCGGACGTTTTTTCTCAAACACACTAATAATAACCATTTGTTGTTTATTCGGTGCACTGATCAGTAGTTCACTTGGTGCCTATAGCTATGCGAGGCTAAGGTGGCCGGGGCGTAACTTCTTTTTCGCGCTGCTGCTCTCGAGCATGATGCTTCCAGGAGCAGTTACTTTAATTCCTACATTCATCGGATGGAAGATGGCTGGGCTGATTAACACCTATTATCCGCTCATCCTTCCGGTATGGTTCGGGGCTGCCTTTGATATTTTTCTGCTGCGTCAATTTTACTCCACCATACCTAAGGATCTGGATGAAGCGGCTTATGTCGATGGAGCGGGACTTTGGACCATTTATTGGCGAATTATGATTCCATTATCTAAGCCGGCGCTCATCGTTATTGGATTATTCTCATTCATGAACTCTTGGAACGATTTTATGGGGCCCCTGGTGTACGTTAACGAAGAGAAAAAGTTTACTATGGCTCTCGGACTTCAAATGTTTCAATCGATGCACAGTGCCCAATGGCATCTCTTGATGGCTGCTTCTACCGTCGTTATTCTACCGGTCATTATCGTTTTCTTCATTGGTCAGCGATACTTTATCGAGGGGATTACACTAACTGGATTGAAAGGATGA
- a CDS encoding carbohydrate ABC transporter permease: MVSSLLLSFTDYRIVNSPKFIGLGNYTRLFDGTDPYFYKSLWVTFKYVALRVPLGLIVSFIVALLLNQDFIRGKSIFRTIYYLPVIVPAVASSMIWIWLFSPDLGLINNVLTAIHLPTFNWLDSEAMVVPSIVMMSLWGVGSTVIIFLAGLQGVPRSLYEAATVDGAGFMRKFLNITIPMMTPIIFFNLIMGSIGAFQVFTEALIMTQGGPNNASLFYNYYIYREAFQFGEMGHASAIAWILFIIILAVTGLFFRTSKAWVFYESEV; encoded by the coding sequence ATGGTATCGAGTCTGCTGCTGAGCTTTACTGATTACCGAATTGTTAACAGTCCAAAGTTTATAGGACTTGGTAATTACACGCGATTATTTGATGGAACGGACCCTTACTTCTATAAATCTCTTTGGGTAACCTTTAAGTATGTAGCCCTCCGTGTCCCACTTGGACTGATCGTTTCTTTCATTGTCGCGTTGCTATTAAACCAAGATTTCATTCGAGGCAAATCCATATTCCGTACCATTTATTATTTACCGGTCATCGTCCCTGCTGTCGCTTCTTCAATGATCTGGATCTGGTTGTTCAGCCCAGACCTCGGGCTAATTAATAATGTGCTTACTGCCATTCATTTGCCGACATTTAACTGGCTTGACTCAGAAGCCATGGTCGTGCCATCAATCGTAATGATGAGCTTATGGGGGGTAGGAAGTACGGTTATCATTTTTTTGGCTGGTCTTCAAGGAGTGCCAAGATCTTTGTATGAAGCTGCTACGGTCGATGGAGCTGGCTTTATGCGAAAATTTTTAAATATTACCATCCCTATGATGACACCTATTATTTTCTTTAATCTCATTATGGGCTCTATCGGTGCATTTCAAGTGTTTACTGAGGCATTAATCATGACTCAAGGCGGCCCCAATAATGCCAGCTTGTTCTATAATTACTACATTTATCGTGAAGCATTCCAATTCGGAGAGATGGGCCATGCTTCAGCAATCGCCTGGATCCTGTTTATTATCATACTTGCCGTAACCGGTTTGTTTTTCCGTACATCCAAAGCATGGGTGTTTTATGAGAGCGAGGTGTAA
- a CDS encoding sugar ABC transporter substrate-binding protein — protein sequence MRKPKRVKRKLFYSLTFTALLLSACSNGNTGNTGNTGNNEPKNTAVESNANTPKEKIELKFAFWGDTIEKKTVTEALKAFEDKTGIKVEAMHIPSDYLTKITTMVAGNVAPDVGYLNSGAAMTWAEEGKILDLTPLIDSDPDFKKEDYLDQIWYNWEPNKTLGMSTAVEGYGLMYNKNMIEEAGLELPPTEADKAWDWDTFVTYAKKLTLDNEGHNALDPNFNPNKIKQFGFQYDPYNMMAAVVSNGGNYLTEDGKGFGLAQPEAVEAIQKLADLMYLHHVSPTPLQTKSLPDMALQTKKVAMTVSGNWALQAFAEQDFNLGVGVLPKLKKSNTLLDGAPTVIFSSTKHPKEAWMLYKWMADPKSVLPLIESGLWMPLKKDWYTNPELINKWASGNKAHPDDYTKAFMKQTLENGIRTPGFEVKNFSKISALVTPALDKVWTGKETAEEALKAVESKVQPLIKGYYGK from the coding sequence ATGAGAAAACCTAAACGTGTAAAACGCAAGCTTTTCTACTCACTCACGTTCACAGCATTGCTATTGTCCGCTTGTTCCAACGGAAACACAGGAAACACAGGAAATACCGGAAATAACGAGCCTAAAAACACGGCTGTCGAGAGTAATGCAAACACGCCAAAGGAAAAGATTGAGCTGAAGTTTGCTTTCTGGGGAGACACCATTGAGAAAAAAACGGTGACTGAAGCGCTGAAAGCCTTTGAGGACAAAACGGGAATTAAGGTCGAAGCCATGCATATTCCGTCTGATTATTTGACTAAAATTACGACCATGGTGGCAGGTAACGTAGCACCAGATGTAGGATACCTAAATTCTGGTGCTGCGATGACTTGGGCTGAGGAAGGAAAGATTCTTGATTTGACACCGCTTATCGATAGTGATCCTGACTTTAAAAAAGAAGACTATCTGGATCAGATTTGGTACAACTGGGAGCCAAACAAGACTCTTGGCATGAGTACTGCTGTTGAAGGTTATGGTCTTATGTATAACAAAAATATGATCGAAGAGGCAGGTCTTGAATTGCCGCCAACAGAGGCAGATAAAGCCTGGGATTGGGATACCTTCGTGACATATGCCAAGAAATTAACCCTGGACAACGAAGGTCATAATGCACTTGACCCCAACTTTAATCCTAACAAAATCAAGCAGTTTGGATTCCAGTATGATCCTTATAATATGATGGCTGCTGTCGTATCAAATGGAGGTAACTATTTGACCGAAGACGGGAAGGGCTTTGGGCTAGCTCAACCTGAGGCTGTAGAAGCTATTCAGAAGCTTGCCGATCTGATGTACCTGCATCATGTATCGCCGACGCCGCTCCAGACGAAAAGCCTTCCAGATATGGCGCTTCAGACGAAGAAGGTTGCAATGACGGTATCCGGAAACTGGGCACTTCAAGCATTTGCAGAACAAGATTTTAATCTCGGTGTAGGTGTACTTCCGAAACTTAAGAAGAGCAATACGCTGCTTGATGGTGCACCGACAGTCATCTTTAGTTCGACGAAGCATCCGAAAGAAGCATGGATGTTGTATAAATGGATGGCAGACCCAAAGAGTGTACTGCCGCTTATTGAGAGTGGTCTGTGGATGCCGCTGAAGAAAGACTGGTATACAAATCCGGAGTTAATTAATAAATGGGCTTCAGGAAATAAAGCACATCCTGACGACTATACCAAGGCTTTCATGAAACAAACACTTGAGAATGGTATCAGAACGCCGGGCTTTGAGGTGAAAAATTTTTCGAAGATCAGCGCACTCGTAACCCCAGCGCTTGATAAGGTATGGACCGGTAAGGAAACTGCCGAGGAGGCGCTTAAAGCTGTCGAATCGAAGGTGCAACCACTAATAAAAGGCTACTACGGCAAGTAA
- a CDS encoding sensor histidine kinase, with the protein MNSVILPLPDKDEVNLHAKMKRSWFFVKRRSFRSKLLISYALLVLIPISIMGTKYYYASKGFIEKFTRENLYSIVKQNNEIIDAELSKIEDNSLAMIGDPVLYEQYLNANPRDEYGMVTMEKNVRKALEKYLPESSQLYSYHLLTSYSNIGNSAFITYQTFSHTKLYQAALAGNGAMRWVPTFSFQDMFGAFGQESSTSSSYPNLMAGVRMLKLFQINNNAISELSGIAEPPVLVITFKPEMYTARFESTMPSDGASFFIVSPQGTFISGSDSEQEGKDFKPPWLEQMKRLKTGAIKVEQDGKALIICFDTSEVTGWISGIIVSPNMLIDTFMPQITSYTIYLGLALLLVSLILAFFFAESITRPINQLIKAIKKTGDGDFGTRVPIRAYDEMGHLIRKYNQMNEKINSLIEENYIVKLREKETQIMSLNIQLNPHFLYNTLNMMNWTALENNQKELSRMIVSLSSMLQYTSENHQDIGEFHEDLKWLHNYFYIIDQRFEGKFIVQYDINPELYPYTVPKLFLQPFVENAIIHGFAHIHRGGIIQISGYMIDGKRCFTVQDNGKGISSKQMKLILKRDNNSIGIQNVDKRIKLIYGESFGVTLHSEVNKGTTVNIVLPL; encoded by the coding sequence ATGAATTCCGTCATATTACCGCTACCCGATAAGGATGAGGTCAATTTGCATGCAAAAATGAAGCGATCGTGGTTTTTTGTGAAACGTCGAAGCTTCAGGTCGAAGCTTCTGATCTCCTATGCCTTGCTTGTACTGATTCCGATTTCAATCATGGGTACTAAATACTATTATGCCAGTAAAGGTTTTATAGAGAAATTTACCCGTGAAAACTTATATTCCATTGTAAAACAAAATAATGAGATCATTGATGCGGAACTCTCTAAAATTGAGGACAATAGTTTGGCAATGATCGGGGACCCTGTTCTATACGAGCAATATTTGAACGCCAATCCGAGAGATGAGTACGGCATGGTGACGATGGAAAAGAACGTTCGAAAAGCCTTGGAGAAATATTTGCCCGAGTCCTCTCAACTATACTCTTATCATTTACTTACGAGCTACTCTAACATTGGTAATTCAGCGTTCATTACGTATCAGACCTTCTCTCATACAAAGCTGTATCAAGCTGCGCTGGCTGGAAATGGTGCAATGAGATGGGTCCCTACATTTTCATTTCAGGATATGTTTGGAGCATTTGGGCAAGAGTCATCAACATCATCCAGCTACCCTAATCTCATGGCTGGAGTTAGGATGCTGAAATTATTTCAAATTAACAACAATGCTATTTCGGAATTAAGCGGCATAGCTGAGCCCCCTGTGTTGGTGATCACTTTTAAGCCAGAAATGTATACTGCTCGGTTCGAAAGTACGATGCCTTCCGACGGCGCCTCCTTCTTTATCGTAAGTCCACAAGGAACTTTTATCTCGGGCAGTGACAGTGAACAAGAAGGAAAAGATTTCAAGCCCCCATGGCTAGAGCAAATGAAGCGATTAAAAACGGGCGCAATTAAGGTAGAGCAAGATGGAAAAGCCTTGATCATCTGCTTTGATACATCTGAGGTCACGGGCTGGATATCGGGAATAATTGTATCTCCGAATATGTTAATAGATACTTTTATGCCTCAAATCACGTCCTACACCATTTATCTTGGACTCGCTTTGCTTCTTGTATCTTTAATTCTTGCTTTCTTTTTTGCGGAGTCGATCACACGTCCGATTAACCAACTCATCAAGGCAATTAAGAAAACGGGTGATGGTGATTTCGGTACACGTGTCCCAATAAGGGCTTATGATGAGATGGGTCACTTGATCCGTAAGTATAATCAGATGAATGAGAAGATTAATTCCCTGATTGAGGAGAACTACATCGTCAAGCTAAGAGAAAAAGAGACACAGATTATGTCACTCAATATTCAGCTTAATCCCCACTTTTTGTATAACACACTTAATATGATGAACTGGACAGCACTTGAAAACAATCAAAAAGAGTTAAGCCGCATGATTGTCAGTCTGTCTTCCATGCTCCAATATACGTCCGAGAATCATCAGGACATCGGAGAATTCCATGAGGATCTAAAATGGCTTCACAACTATTTCTATATTATTGATCAAAGATTCGAAGGAAAGTTTATTGTTCAATATGACATTAATCCAGAATTGTACCCATATACGGTCCCGAAGTTATTTCTACAGCCGTTTGTGGAAAATGCAATTATACATGGATTTGCTCACATTCATAGAGGTGGCATCATTCAGATTAGCGGTTATATGATCGATGGGAAGCGCTGCTTTACCGTGCAAGATAACGGGAAGGGAATCTCGTCTAAACAAATGAAACTCATTTTAAAGAGAGATAACAACTCCATTGGCATCCAAAATGTAGATAAGAGAATCAAGCTTATTTACGGCGAAAGTTTTGGGGTTACGCTGCACTCGGAAGTAAATAAGGGAACGACGGTGAACATTGTTTTGCCTTTGTAA
- a CDS encoding response regulator, giving the protein MLNVLVVDDEPKHRRGLSRMIKELRPDYEIHSAMDGKEALETIAAQPVDIVFTDIEMPVMDGLQFIECMNRRGGNESIIIMSAYSHFEYAQRAIQLGAMDYLLKPIEEERVNQTLLKAEQRVKIERSASMDTLLSRVFEGTSSREDITFLAKCCPASAGIVQGAEFSSSQGPSHLASIRREIKERLGHVFKEMGFMYNFYESDRKELLIWILTTCEDDSSIFLHTKFDEWFQRVMNKIAEDFNIELTIGAGEPFRSWDPLQVKRSYELVLLAIKSKFYYGCNVFIPANFISGRTPFSMVKLDTGVMMRAIQAGDKETALNSLRVAIDRVLEKSLPSPDKLVLSVAASIHHLHVCLSEKGHVVSDIVTHEEAILKSKSWAELWHAAQSWVLSLANQLDNKKQKRNESIIDTCKSYIEGHYAEELSLSTLAEKFHFNASYFCMLFKNNTNTTVSQFIIQTRMNRAASMLKQTSLKVYEIAAMVGYKDVKYFIRLFRKEYGASPDEFRHITATR; this is encoded by the coding sequence ATGCTGAATGTTTTGGTTGTAGATGATGAACCTAAACATCGTAGAGGACTTTCCAGAATGATAAAGGAACTGCGACCTGATTACGAAATACATAGTGCAATGGATGGGAAGGAAGCGCTTGAAACAATAGCTGCCCAACCTGTTGATATTGTGTTTACGGATATTGAAATGCCAGTAATGGATGGACTTCAATTTATTGAGTGTATGAACCGTCGAGGCGGGAATGAAAGCATTATTATTATGAGTGCTTACTCTCATTTTGAATATGCGCAAAGGGCCATTCAATTGGGAGCGATGGATTATTTGCTCAAACCGATCGAAGAGGAGAGGGTTAACCAGACGCTATTAAAAGCCGAGCAGAGAGTGAAAATAGAACGATCAGCCTCAATGGATACCCTTCTATCCAGAGTGTTTGAGGGTACGTCTTCTCGAGAGGATATCACATTCTTGGCTAAATGCTGCCCTGCTAGTGCAGGTATCGTGCAGGGAGCTGAGTTCTCTTCCAGCCAAGGTCCTAGCCATCTTGCCTCAATCCGAAGAGAAATAAAAGAGCGACTTGGACATGTATTTAAGGAAATGGGCTTTATGTATAACTTCTATGAGTCTGATCGGAAAGAGCTTTTGATCTGGATACTTACCACATGTGAGGACGATTCCTCTATTTTTCTACATACAAAATTCGACGAGTGGTTTCAACGGGTAATGAATAAGATTGCTGAAGACTTTAATATCGAATTGACGATAGGAGCGGGGGAGCCATTCCGATCTTGGGATCCGCTTCAGGTAAAAAGATCATATGAACTAGTACTTTTAGCAATCAAGTCGAAGTTTTATTACGGGTGTAATGTCTTCATTCCAGCGAACTTTATATCGGGACGAACCCCTTTTTCTATGGTTAAGCTTGATACAGGGGTGATGATGAGGGCCATTCAAGCGGGCGATAAGGAGACTGCGCTTAATAGTTTACGAGTCGCTATAGATCGAGTGCTTGAGAAGAGTCTGCCGTCGCCAGACAAATTAGTCCTATCCGTCGCGGCCTCAATCCATCATCTTCATGTGTGCTTATCAGAGAAGGGGCATGTGGTTAGTGATATCGTAACTCATGAAGAAGCGATTCTGAAAAGCAAAAGTTGGGCTGAATTATGGCATGCTGCACAATCATGGGTATTATCTCTTGCTAACCAACTAGATAATAAGAAGCAAAAAAGAAATGAATCTATTATTGATACTTGTAAGTCTTATATTGAAGGTCATTATGCTGAAGAATTATCACTAAGCACATTGGCTGAAAAGTTCCACTTTAATGCATCGTATTTCTGCATGCTTTTTAAGAACAATACCAACACAACTGTAAGTCAATTTATTATACAGACAAGGATGAACCGTGCCGCCAGTATGTTGAAGCAAACCTCACTAAAGGTTTATGAAATTGCAGCTATGGTCGGCTATAAGGATGTAAAATATTTCATTAGGCTCTTTCGAAAAGAGTATGGTGCAAGTCCAGATGAATTCCGTCATATTACCGCTACCCGATAA
- a CDS encoding helix-turn-helix domain-containing protein encodes MELGSKIRKIRKEQNRSLEDIATVCGFTRSLLSKIENGKTVPPIGTLIKIAEALGTKISILLDDEDQNGTVRTTMDTTLKKMVRTDKGYSFAAIAAERPEKLMQPFYFIAQKGKTYSNMHSHVGQEFIYVIEGTMIYTVGNDSHMLAPGDSLYFDSIENHTYTLITDEVKYISVFCSDSKA; translated from the coding sequence GTGGAACTTGGCAGCAAAATTAGGAAAATACGCAAGGAGCAGAACCGCAGCCTGGAAGACATAGCGACGGTATGCGGATTTACAAGGAGTTTATTATCAAAAATTGAAAACGGGAAAACAGTCCCGCCAATTGGTACTTTGATAAAAATTGCAGAAGCGCTGGGAACGAAAATATCGATACTGTTAGACGATGAAGATCAAAATGGTACAGTTCGCACAACAATGGATACAACGCTTAAGAAGATGGTAAGAACCGACAAGGGCTATTCTTTCGCAGCAATTGCAGCAGAGAGACCGGAGAAGTTGATGCAGCCATTTTACTTTATCGCCCAGAAGGGGAAGACATACTCTAATATGCATTCTCATGTAGGGCAAGAATTTATTTATGTCATCGAAGGGACGATGATTTATACGGTGGGCAATGATTCGCATATGCTCGCGCCAGGGGATAGTCTTTACTTTGACTCCATCGAAAATCATACCTATACCCTCATTACCGATGAAGTGAAATACATTTCCGTATTCTGCTCGGATTCAAAGGCGTAA
- a CDS encoding Xaa-Pro peptidase family protein, which produces MNVRIKQIERFMERDNLDVVFITFPKHIYYLTGYYSEPHERFLGLIIPRGEEPFLLVPALDHESAEAESLVSRIYSYADTENAYSVLKQYLPPVRRMGVEKNHLTLKQYELLSSITEIQTVIDIEPRLIAMRALKTDDELIRIRHAVRLAEQVLQQGIMRIQAGMKESEIAAEIDYLMMKAGVTPAFQTTVLSGERSALPHGATGNRIVQQGDLLLFDMGVAADGYLSDLTRTFVIGDANEMQEHIYEAVLQANLEAIAAIKPNVPMAEIDRAARQCISSKGHGQYFTHRVGHGLGIEIHEYPSVHGENQDLLKAGMVITVEPGIYLPGFGGVRIEDDVLVTSKGAEVLSSFTKTLMVL; this is translated from the coding sequence ATGAATGTTCGTATCAAGCAAATAGAACGATTCATGGAGCGGGATAATCTAGATGTCGTTTTTATTACGTTTCCAAAGCATATTTACTATTTGACAGGTTATTACTCAGAACCTCACGAGCGCTTCTTAGGTTTGATCATTCCTAGAGGGGAAGAACCATTCTTGTTAGTGCCGGCTTTAGATCATGAATCAGCGGAGGCGGAGTCTTTAGTAAGTCGGATCTATTCTTATGCCGATACCGAAAATGCTTATAGCGTGTTGAAGCAATATCTGCCTCCAGTCAGACGTATGGGTGTGGAGAAAAATCATCTTACGTTAAAGCAATACGAGCTCTTATCAAGTATTACAGAAATTCAAACGGTTATTGATATTGAACCTCGATTAATCGCCATGCGAGCTCTCAAAACGGACGATGAATTGATCAGAATACGTCATGCAGTCCGTCTTGCAGAGCAGGTGCTTCAACAGGGGATAATGCGTATACAGGCAGGAATGAAAGAGTCGGAGATCGCTGCCGAAATTGACTATTTGATGATGAAAGCAGGCGTCACCCCAGCATTCCAAACAACCGTGCTATCTGGGGAGAGATCGGCACTTCCCCATGGTGCAACAGGAAACCGAATTGTTCAGCAGGGGGACCTGCTTCTATTTGATATGGGTGTTGCCGCTGATGGATATCTCTCTGATCTTACACGAACCTTTGTTATTGGGGACGCCAATGAGATGCAGGAGCATATTTATGAAGCCGTACTTCAAGCCAATTTAGAAGCTATTGCAGCAATTAAGCCCAACGTTCCTATGGCAGAGATCGACCGTGCTGCAAGACAATGTATCTCAAGCAAAGGGCATGGCCAATATTTTACACACAGGGTCGGACATGGGCTCGGAATTGAGATTCACGAATATCCTTCGGTGCATGGGGAGAATCAAGATCTACTGAAGGCCGGGATGGTCATTACAGTTGAACCAGGCATCTATTTGCCGGGTTTTGGTGGTGTTCGAATTGAAGATGATGTACTTGTTACTTCTAAAGGAGCGGAAGTTTTGTCATCATTCACTAAAACGTTAATGGTTCTCTGA
- a CDS encoding NAD-dependent malic enzyme — translation MAVNVGSSTNIIIRLEMDKQQITFGQIITAIGETGGEILAVDVSGTSKQMMIYDLTICVNSNLTSSIVTQMNGLEGLKVINVSDQTMLMHLGGKIEVASKIRIKNRDDLSRVYTPGVARVSMAIHEDPSKAYSLTIKRNTVAVVSDGSAVLGLGNIGPLAAMPVMEGKAMLFKQLADVDAFPICINTQDTEEIIETIKRIAPAFGGINLEDISSPRCFEIERRLIEELDIPVFHDDQHGTAVVLLAGLYNAVKLVGKRLSDCSVVLCGVGAAGSACTKILLSAGVTNIVGVDRYGALVRGQQYDYEAWTWYAEHTNPYLKTGSLSDVIHGADIFIGVSGEGVLTAADVRNMAKDPIVFAMANPTPEILPEEVEGIVKVMATGRSDYPNQINNVLCFPGLFRGVLDCRASRVTESMKLAAAKAIASVVKEHELNENFIIPSIFNQEVVEKVRKAVMDEAYESNVARRRDLRTREVYPLPT, via the coding sequence ATGGCTGTTAATGTGGGGAGCAGTACAAACATTATTATTCGGCTGGAAATGGATAAGCAACAAATCACTTTCGGGCAGATCATAACAGCCATTGGTGAAACAGGCGGTGAGATTCTCGCGGTTGATGTAAGTGGAACCTCGAAGCAGATGATGATTTATGACTTGACTATTTGTGTAAACTCGAATTTAACCTCATCGATCGTAACGCAGATGAACGGGCTAGAAGGCCTTAAGGTGATTAATGTCTCGGATCAAACGATGCTCATGCACCTCGGGGGCAAGATAGAAGTAGCATCTAAAATACGCATTAAGAATCGTGATGATTTATCACGTGTATATACCCCAGGTGTTGCGAGAGTAAGTATGGCAATTCATGAGGACCCCTCTAAGGCCTATTCGCTTACCATTAAACGGAATACGGTTGCTGTTGTCTCTGACGGATCAGCTGTTCTTGGACTTGGTAACATTGGTCCGCTCGCGGCAATGCCAGTTATGGAAGGTAAAGCTATGCTGTTTAAGCAGCTTGCCGATGTCGACGCGTTCCCGATTTGTATCAATACGCAGGATACCGAGGAAATCATTGAGACGATTAAACGAATCGCGCCTGCCTTTGGTGGTATTAATTTGGAAGATATCTCATCCCCGCGATGCTTCGAGATTGAACGTCGGTTAATTGAGGAACTCGATATTCCCGTCTTTCATGACGATCAACACGGTACGGCAGTTGTATTATTGGCCGGTTTATACAATGCCGTTAAGCTGGTTGGTAAGCGGCTCTCGGATTGCAGCGTTGTGTTGTGCGGCGTTGGAGCAGCTGGATCGGCCTGCACGAAAATATTGCTGTCTGCAGGTGTAACCAACATTGTTGGCGTAGATCGATACGGTGCACTCGTTCGTGGACAACAATATGATTACGAGGCGTGGACATGGTATGCAGAGCATACGAATCCTTACTTAAAAACCGGGTCGTTGTCTGATGTGATTCATGGAGCGGACATTTTCATTGGAGTTTCGGGTGAAGGCGTTTTAACAGCGGCAGATGTAAGGAATATGGCGAAAGATCCTATTGTATTTGCAATGGCCAATCCGACACCGGAAATTCTTCCGGAAGAGGTTGAAGGTATCGTTAAAGTGATGGCTACTGGACGTTCGGATTACCCCAATCAAATCAATAATGTATTGTGCTTTCCGGGATTGTTTAGAGGGGTACTCGATTGCCGGGCATCACGTGTAACTGAATCCATGAAGCTGGCAGCTGCCAAGGCGATCGCTTCCGTTGTAAAAGAACATGAGCTGAATGAGAATTTCATTATTCCAAGTATTTTTAATCAAGAAGTGGTGGAGAAGGTACGTAAAGCTGTCATGGATGAGGCATATGAATCAAACGTTGCACGTCGACGTGATCTTCGTACGAGAGAAGTTTATCCTCTACCGACATGA
- a CDS encoding NAD(P)/FAD-dependent oxidoreductase, whose product MTEVIQQTDLIVVGAGPAGLSAANRAAEFGLQVTVIDEFPEPGGRMLGQFHEEGGHWWVGKKIADELIAEAIGHGVRIHCGVSVYGMLQVDGRWEVSTSKGAIFAPRVLLATGAAEIPMPLPGWTLPGVMSIGAAQVMTNVNFVKPGRRGLIIGINVLAMAIARELSVSGVSLTGIVLPPAGPLAGTAAQPKTNLRLLMGLSHLAPSQLLRWGGKIAVACRLTNLIAKFYPKKGIRMWDIPLRMRTAALSINGNERVESVTLAHVNSQGEIIEGSQWEEKVDFVALAGGLYPLAELTSVAGCPFIYTPELGGHIPLHSEQMRTPVKGLYVAGNITGVESALVAMSQGRLAAASICYDASVLGDDGELKVVEAMEEVNHIRTTALIQFHPGITEARRTIYGMWKETFGVGV is encoded by the coding sequence ATGACAGAAGTCATACAACAGACCGATCTAATCGTCGTTGGTGCAGGTCCAGCAGGATTATCAGCTGCAAATAGAGCGGCGGAGTTTGGTTTGCAGGTGACGGTTATTGATGAGTTTCCAGAGCCGGGAGGCCGTATGCTAGGACAATTCCACGAAGAAGGCGGGCATTGGTGGGTCGGCAAAAAGATAGCTGATGAGTTGATTGCAGAAGCTATTGGGCATGGGGTTCGCATTCATTGTGGTGTTTCCGTGTATGGGATGCTTCAGGTGGACGGCAGATGGGAGGTCTCCACCTCTAAAGGTGCTATATTTGCGCCCCGTGTGCTGCTTGCAACCGGTGCGGCGGAAATACCTATGCCATTGCCAGGGTGGACACTGCCGGGGGTAATGTCTATAGGCGCTGCTCAAGTCATGACAAATGTGAATTTTGTTAAGCCTGGCAGAAGAGGACTTATTATCGGGATTAATGTCCTCGCAATGGCTATTGCCAGGGAACTTTCAGTAAGCGGTGTTTCTTTAACAGGGATTGTACTTCCGCCAGCCGGACCTTTAGCAGGAACGGCCGCTCAACCCAAAACGAATCTTCGATTGCTAATGGGCTTGTCCCACCTTGCTCCTTCACAGTTACTTAGGTGGGGCGGTAAAATTGCAGTCGCTTGCCGTCTTACAAACCTAATTGCAAAATTCTATCCTAAGAAGGGGATTCGCATGTGGGATATCCCGCTTCGAATGCGAACCGCTGCATTGTCGATTAATGGGAATGAACGAGTCGAATCTGTTACACTTGCCCATGTCAACTCACAAGGTGAAATAATAGAAGGCAGTCAGTGGGAAGAGAAAGTAGATTTCGTAGCTCTAGCCGGTGGGCTTTATCCACTGGCTGAGCTTACCTCGGTGGCAGGCTGCCCTTTTATTTACACACCAGAGCTTGGCGGCCATATACCACTGCATAGCGAACAGATGCGAACCCCTGTTAAGGGTTTATACGTAGCCGGTAATATTACTGGCGTAGAAAGTGCATTAGTGGCGATGTCACAAGGTCGACTAGCCGCGGCTTCCATCTGCTATGACGCTTCCGTGCTCGGCGACGATGGTGAACTGAAAGTAGTTGAAGCAATGGAGGAAGTTAACCATATTCGGACTACAGCGCTGATCCAATTTCATCCGGGTATAACGGAGGCAAGACGAACGATTTACGGTATGTGGAAGGAAACCTTTGGAGTTGGAGTGTGA